A genomic region of Trichothermofontia sichuanensis B231 contains the following coding sequences:
- a CDS encoding peptidylprolyl isomerase, which translates to MDDLPQLNGLATVVLLVNGQPITIAVNGNEAPITAGNYVDLVERKVYDGVMFHRVVREPTPFVVQGGDPRSQDPSIPANQLGTGGFVDPATGQRRNIPLEIKPVGAAEPIYGQTFATAGITAPPVLPHTQGAVAMARAALPNSGSSQFYFALQDLPNLDGSYAVFGYVTSGFEVVDRVQQGDRIQVARVTDGIIPGRESALLDGGRLNAFTNAMNRTSVLGGGPAFTQGNDILTLTPASDADRRGARALNGNDQVTGSTGSDVVQGNQGNDTLTGLGGDDFLRGGKGNDLLLGSEGNDTLIGDRGTDTLTGGPGNDTFIFRVETTNGPDLTLADRVTDFSSGDRIAIAGDLGLSDLRFRQVGSDAVIALNTGEVLGVILGSSATAVQAATSIIPLSDSILAIG; encoded by the coding sequence ATGGACGATTTACCCCAATTGAATGGACTAGCTACGGTTGTACTGTTAGTCAACGGTCAACCGATTACGATCGCCGTCAATGGTAACGAAGCTCCAATTACCGCTGGTAACTATGTGGATTTAGTGGAGCGGAAGGTTTATGACGGGGTCATGTTCCATCGGGTTGTGCGCGAACCCACCCCCTTTGTCGTCCAGGGGGGTGATCCTCGTAGCCAAGATCCCAGTATCCCCGCCAACCAGTTGGGAACGGGCGGATTCGTTGATCCCGCAACGGGGCAGCGTCGCAATATCCCGTTGGAAATTAAACCGGTCGGGGCTGCTGAGCCGATTTATGGCCAAACCTTTGCTACCGCAGGCATTACCGCCCCGCCGGTGTTGCCCCACACCCAGGGAGCTGTGGCGATGGCCCGCGCCGCACTGCCGAATTCTGGGTCTTCCCAGTTTTACTTTGCCCTTCAAGACTTACCTAATCTGGATGGCAGCTATGCGGTCTTTGGCTATGTCACGTCGGGGTTTGAGGTGGTCGATCGCGTCCAACAGGGGGATCGCATTCAGGTAGCACGGGTCACCGATGGGATTATCCCCGGTCGTGAGTCGGCCCTCCTGGATGGGGGACGACTGAATGCCTTTACCAATGCCATGAACCGCACGTCCGTGTTGGGGGGCGGCCCCGCTTTTACCCAGGGCAACGATATCCTGACGCTGACGCCAGCCAGTGATGCCGATCGTCGCGGGGCACGGGCGCTCAACGGCAATGATCAGGTCACCGGGTCCACGGGCAGTGATGTGGTCCAGGGGAACCAGGGGAACGATACGCTCACGGGTCTCGGTGGCGATGACTTCCTGCGCGGGGGCAAGGGCAATGACCTGTTGCTGGGCAGTGAGGGGAACGATACGCTCATCGGCGATCGCGGCACGGATACCCTCACGGGTGGCCCAGGGAATGACACGTTTATTTTCCGAGTGGAAACGACCAATGGGCCGGATTTGACCCTAGCCGATCGCGTAACCGACTTTAGCAGTGGTGATCGGATCGCGATCGCCGGGGACTTGGGACTCAGTGACCTGCGCTTCCGGCAAGTCGGCAGTGATGCGGTGATTGCCCTCAATACGGGTGAAGTCTTAGGGGTGATTCTGGGAAGTAGTGCCACGGCAGTGCAGGCGGCAACGTCGATCATTCCGCTCAGTGATTCTATCCTCGCTATTGGCTAG
- a CDS encoding M61 family metallopeptidase, whose amino-acid sequence MTKAIHRPSAATAPTTLTWFYQVAMPQPTTHLFEVELHLEHWSQTALDLVMPVWTPGSYLVREYARHVQAFTAVTQNGIPLPWHKVSKNHWRVMTEPGASVGVRYRVFANDLSVRTNHLDRSHGYFNGAALFFYSPGWEHSPIAVTIVPPDPSWRVATPLPAAPDRPNTFMAPDFDTLVDSPFEIGTHQHYTFTAGDKPHDLVIWGHPGNSNPEQIQADIAKIIEVEADLFGGLPYDRYLFFLHLCANSYGGLEHKNACSLIYPRFGFHPQEEYNRFLQLVAHEFFHLWNVKRIRPKALESFDYTAENYTPSLWFAEGTTSYYDILLPRRAGLYDAKTCLAAYSKDITRLQQTPGRQVQSLTESSFDAWIKLYRPDANSPNSGISYYLKGELVSLLLDLLIRSRHNNQRSLDDVMRQLWETFGKPEVGYTPEQLQAVMESVAGLSLDRFFADYIEGTMELPFDEYLQPFGLRLQVEMNAEPYLGLTLKSEGGKTLIQTVETGSPAEQAGLNPGDELLALNGVRVTADKWSDRLKPYAPGMAIQLSVFQQDELYTTTAVLAEPRPKQYQIVPVDTPTPAQQQAFQGWLGDDLIRLTHP is encoded by the coding sequence GTGACCAAAGCGATCCACCGCCCTTCCGCAGCGACAGCCCCGACAACCTTGACTTGGTTCTATCAGGTGGCGATGCCCCAGCCCACGACTCACCTGTTTGAGGTTGAGTTACATCTGGAACACTGGTCGCAAACAGCGCTTGATCTGGTGATGCCCGTGTGGACACCCGGTTCCTATCTCGTCCGGGAATATGCCCGCCATGTGCAGGCGTTCACCGCTGTCACCCAGAATGGCATCCCACTCCCGTGGCACAAGGTTAGCAAGAATCACTGGCGGGTGATGACTGAACCGGGGGCTAGCGTCGGCGTTCGCTATCGGGTCTTTGCCAATGACTTAAGTGTGCGTACCAATCACCTCGATCGCAGCCACGGCTATTTCAACGGAGCCGCCCTCTTTTTCTATAGCCCTGGTTGGGAGCACTCCCCGATCGCGGTGACGATCGTACCTCCCGATCCCAGTTGGCGTGTGGCCACCCCCCTACCGGCTGCACCGGATCGGCCCAACACATTTATGGCCCCGGATTTCGATACCCTGGTGGATAGCCCTTTTGAAATTGGCACCCACCAACACTACACCTTTACCGCTGGCGATAAACCCCATGATTTGGTGATTTGGGGCCATCCGGGTAACAGCAATCCGGAGCAGATCCAGGCCGATATCGCCAAAATTATTGAAGTGGAAGCCGATCTCTTTGGGGGGTTACCCTACGATCGTTACCTATTTTTCCTGCACCTCTGCGCCAATAGCTACGGTGGCTTAGAGCATAAAAATGCCTGTTCCTTAATCTATCCCCGGTTTGGTTTCCACCCCCAGGAGGAATACAACCGTTTCTTGCAACTGGTGGCCCACGAATTTTTCCACCTCTGGAATGTCAAACGTATTCGCCCCAAGGCGCTAGAAAGTTTTGACTATACAGCAGAAAACTACACCCCCTCCCTCTGGTTTGCAGAGGGAACCACCAGCTATTACGACATTTTGCTCCCTAGGCGGGCCGGTCTCTACGACGCTAAAACCTGTCTAGCTGCCTACAGTAAAGACATTACCCGCTTGCAGCAAACGCCGGGACGTCAGGTGCAATCCCTCACGGAGTCCAGTTTTGACGCCTGGATTAAGCTCTATCGACCGGATGCCAATAGTCCCAACTCTGGAATTTCCTATTACCTGAAGGGGGAATTAGTCTCCCTCCTGCTGGACCTGTTGATTCGATCGCGCCATAACAATCAACGATCACTCGATGATGTGATGCGCCAACTTTGGGAAACGTTTGGTAAACCGGAAGTCGGGTATACGCCAGAACAATTACAAGCGGTAATGGAATCGGTGGCAGGGCTATCCCTCGATCGCTTCTTTGCGGACTATATCGAGGGTACGATGGAATTGCCCTTTGATGAGTATCTCCAACCCTTTGGGCTGCGACTACAGGTGGAGATGAATGCAGAACCTTACCTGGGCCTGACGCTGAAATCAGAAGGCGGTAAAACCCTCATTCAAACCGTCGAGACGGGTTCCCCGGCGGAGCAGGCGGGCCTGAATCCGGGGGATGAACTGCTGGCGCTCAATGGGGTGCGAGTGACGGCGGACAAATGGAGCGATCGCCTCAAACCCTACGCCCCTGGCATGGCGATCCAACTGAGCGTCTTTCAACAGGATGAACTTTATACAACCACGGCGGTGTTAGCTGAACCCCGTCCCAAGCAGTACCAAATTGTCCCGGTTGATACCCCCACCCCCGCCCAACAGCAAGCTTTCCAGGGGTGGTTGGGTGATGACCTGATCCGTTTAACGCACCCCTAA
- a CDS encoding glycosyltransferase family 2 protein, which produces MMPWIPIVIALLLGGLAIVLLIPITVLLGECLVALLPNRPSPPIHACGESPPVAILIPAHNESQGITATLQALLPQLSALDRLVVIADNCEDDTAAIAQAAGAIVTERQDRERRGKGYALQHGLQVLAADPPAVVIIVDADCIVAPDGVHQIAQQVMATGRPVQAKYLMAPPPQPRAKDGISALAFTVKNWVRPLGCHRLGWPCPLTGTGMGFPWEVLQRVPLVGDHLVEDMQLGVDLAIAGYPPQFCPQASVTSTLPQQQQAATSQRTRWEHGHLHTIRQQVPRLLRESARQRRLDLLALALDLSVPPLSLLVIVWLGAFILAVGAWRLGISGWPALGLAVAGGMLTIAIAIAWLKFARQSLSVGMLLAIPIYLLWKIPLYLAFFIRPQSQWVRTARDAPAATVPAPPVGVHKAPPLENPPK; this is translated from the coding sequence ATGATGCCTTGGATACCCATCGTGATCGCCCTGTTACTGGGAGGCTTGGCGATCGTGCTGCTGATTCCCATTACAGTCCTCCTGGGGGAATGTTTAGTGGCCCTGCTTCCTAACCGGCCGTCACCGCCCATCCATGCATGTGGCGAATCCCCTCCCGTGGCGATTTTGATTCCGGCCCACAATGAAAGCCAGGGGATTACCGCCACGCTCCAGGCCCTCCTACCCCAGTTATCGGCCCTGGATCGGCTCGTGGTGATTGCCGATAATTGCGAAGATGACACGGCTGCGATCGCCCAGGCCGCAGGCGCGATCGTCACCGAACGCCAGGATCGAGAGCGGCGCGGCAAGGGGTATGCCCTGCAACATGGGCTTCAGGTTTTGGCTGCCGATCCCCCAGCGGTGGTCATAATTGTGGATGCAGACTGTATCGTTGCGCCGGATGGGGTTCACCAGATTGCCCAGCAGGTGATGGCGACGGGCCGTCCTGTCCAGGCCAAGTATTTGATGGCCCCTCCCCCCCAACCCCGTGCGAAGGATGGGATTTCAGCCCTCGCCTTTACGGTGAAAAATTGGGTCCGACCCCTAGGCTGCCATCGCCTAGGTTGGCCCTGTCCCTTAACAGGAACGGGAATGGGGTTTCCCTGGGAAGTGCTCCAACGGGTTCCCCTGGTCGGAGATCATCTGGTGGAGGATATGCAGTTGGGGGTAGACCTGGCGATCGCGGGGTATCCGCCCCAGTTCTGTCCCCAGGCCAGCGTGACCAGTACATTGCCGCAGCAGCAACAGGCCGCGACCAGTCAACGAACCCGTTGGGAACACGGTCATTTGCATACAATCCGGCAGCAGGTCCCTCGGTTGCTACGGGAATCAGCGCGCCAAAGACGCCTGGATTTACTGGCACTGGCGTTAGACCTGAGTGTACCGCCCCTATCCCTGTTGGTAATCGTATGGCTAGGGGCGTTTATCCTGGCGGTGGGCGCTTGGCGGCTAGGGATTTCCGGTTGGCCAGCCCTGGGCTTAGCAGTGGCGGGAGGGATGTTGACGATCGCGATTGCGATCGCATGGCTCAAGTTTGCCCGCCAGAGTTTATCGGTGGGGATGCTCCTAGCGATTCCGATCTATCTGCTTTGGAAAATCCCGCTGTACCTGGCTTTTTTTATCCGCCCCCAATCCCAGTGGGTGCGCACAGCCCGCGACGCCCCAGCAGCAACTGTGCCAGCCCCGCCCGTGGGGGTTCACAAGGCACCCCCCCTGGAGAACCCGCCCAAGTAG
- a CDS encoding uracil-DNA glycosylase yields the protein MTHPEQMSLFDLAPELPAPESLVPAPGHPPVTAPPLPSNFNPDLIPTSAAIPIPPGTYPDLPTLTAHCHQCQRCDLAATRTHVVVDRGHPQADIMIIGEGPGQNEDETGLPFVGKAGQLLEKILESVQLNSERDVYICNVVKCRPPGNRVPTPEEVAACRPYLLEQIRLVDPKIILLTGATAVRGVTGNKEGITKIRGQWLHWEGRLCMPIFHPAYLLRNPSREKGSPKWLMWQDIQTVRAKLDELRQDAD from the coding sequence ATGACGCATCCAGAGCAAATGAGCCTCTTCGACCTGGCCCCCGAACTGCCAGCCCCCGAATCGCTCGTACCCGCACCTGGCCACCCTCCGGTAACAGCGCCTCCCCTACCCAGCAACTTCAACCCCGATCTCATTCCCACCTCGGCAGCGATCCCCATTCCCCCTGGCACCTATCCCGATCTGCCCACGCTGACGGCCCACTGTCACCAGTGCCAACGCTGTGATTTGGCGGCCACCCGCACCCATGTCGTTGTCGATCGGGGCCATCCCCAAGCCGACATTATGATCATTGGCGAAGGCCCTGGTCAAAATGAAGACGAAACCGGGTTACCCTTCGTCGGCAAAGCTGGTCAACTGCTAGAGAAAATCCTCGAATCGGTGCAGTTAAACAGTGAACGGGATGTCTATATCTGCAATGTTGTTAAATGCCGTCCCCCCGGCAACCGGGTGCCCACGCCAGAAGAGGTAGCCGCCTGTCGCCCCTATCTGCTAGAGCAAATCCGACTCGTTGATCCGAAAATTATCTTGCTCACAGGCGCTACGGCGGTGCGCGGGGTCACCGGTAACAAGGAGGGAATTACCAAAATCCGGGGTCAATGGCTGCACTGGGAAGGCCGCCTGTGTATGCCGATTTTTCACCCGGCCTACCTGCTGCGCAATCCCTCACGCGAAAAAGGCAGTCCCAAATGGTTGATGTGGCAAGATATCCAGACCGTGCGGGCAAAGCTGGATGAACTCCGACAGGATGCCGATTGA
- a CDS encoding class I SAM-dependent methyltransferase: MRLLTPEQRTKLDMTEDALFYAMPRFVTHVDDRFIEKLTQVYREHLRPQTRILDLMSSWVSHLPPEMTFAHVKGHGMNAAELAANPRLDHYFVQDLNQNPVLPLASASFDAVLIAVSVQYLQQPEQVFSEIRRVLQPGGVTIVSFSNRMFYQKAIQAWRDGTDNDRLALVQQYFASVPGFSQPEVIADPGPTRSGPLQWLGMDSPDPFYAVLAWAS; this comes from the coding sequence ATGCGACTATTGACCCCAGAACAACGGACCAAATTAGATATGACTGAGGATGCGTTGTTTTATGCAATGCCCCGGTTTGTTACCCATGTGGACGATCGCTTTATCGAGAAACTAACCCAGGTGTACCGGGAACATCTGCGACCCCAGACCCGGATTTTGGACCTGATGAGTAGTTGGGTATCGCACCTGCCACCCGAAATGACCTTTGCCCATGTGAAAGGGCATGGCATGAATGCGGCGGAGCTAGCAGCCAATCCCCGCTTGGATCATTACTTTGTCCAGGATTTGAACCAGAATCCGGTGTTGCCGTTGGCCTCAGCTAGTTTTGATGCGGTGCTGATTGCAGTTTCCGTGCAATATCTGCAACAACCGGAACAGGTGTTCAGTGAAATTCGGCGAGTGCTGCAACCGGGTGGGGTGACGATCGTTAGTTTTTCCAATCGGATGTTTTACCAAAAGGCCATCCAGGCTTGGCGAGATGGCACGGATAACGATCGCCTTGCCCTAGTCCAACAATACTTTGCAAGTGTTCCCGGCTTCAGCCAACCAGAGGTGATAGCCGATCCGGGGCCGACCCGCAGTGGTCCGCTCCAGTGGCTAGGGATGGATAGCCCTGATCCGTTTTATGCTGTTCTTGCCTGGGCTAGCTGA
- a CDS encoding DNA adenine methylase, translated as MMVNLPDFIQYQGSKRNLAEHILQFFPKKLNRLVEPFAGTAAISVATAASQMTQSFWLNDLNKPLIELLELSIEKPDEIANFYLELWNEQHTNSVAHYFEVRSKFNETHDPRLFLYLLTRCVKGSIRYNSQGLFNQSPDKRRKGTRPETMRKNIAGVSSFLKGKCKFTSLDYREVLEQVQEDDFIYMDPPYQGVCGNRDSRYLSGINFDDFVLALEQLNRKGCAFAISYDGKLGDKAFGKILPKSLNLERIQIEVGRSSQSTLLGKKETTIESLYLSPTLSKILINTKAIYNFSYIDNRPKQLTLLEKHGEFAAATR; from the coding sequence ATGATGGTGAATCTACCTGACTTCATTCAATATCAAGGCAGCAAGCGGAATCTAGCAGAACACATCCTCCAGTTTTTTCCCAAAAAGCTCAATAGGCTGGTAGAGCCTTTTGCTGGCACTGCTGCAATTAGTGTTGCTACGGCGGCAAGTCAGATGACCCAAAGTTTTTGGTTAAATGATCTGAACAAGCCGCTAATCGAGTTATTAGAATTGTCTATAGAAAAACCAGACGAAATAGCAAATTTTTACTTAGAGTTATGGAATGAGCAACATACTAATTCTGTAGCTCATTATTTTGAAGTTAGGTCAAAATTTAATGAAACCCATGATCCAAGATTATTCCTTTATCTGTTAACAAGATGCGTTAAAGGTTCGATTCGCTATAATTCTCAAGGATTATTCAACCAAAGTCCGGACAAAAGACGCAAAGGGACACGACCTGAAACAATGAGAAAAAATATAGCAGGTGTGTCTAGTTTCCTCAAAGGTAAGTGCAAGTTTACCAGTTTGGATTATCGAGAAGTTCTAGAGCAAGTCCAAGAAGATGATTTTATTTATATGGACCCTCCCTATCAAGGTGTATGTGGAAATAGAGATTCAAGATATCTATCTGGGATAAATTTCGATGACTTTGTGTTAGCTCTTGAGCAATTAAATCGAAAAGGATGTGCATTTGCTATCAGTTATGATGGCAAATTGGGAGATAAGGCTTTTGGCAAGATTCTTCCTAAAAGCCTAAATCTTGAAAGAATTCAAATCGAAGTTGGCAGATCCTCACAGTCTACATTGTTAGGCAAGAAAGAAACTACAATTGAGTCGTTGTACTTATCGCCAACTTTATCTAAAATTCTAATAAATACAAAAGCGATTTATAATTTTAGTTATATTGACAATCGACCAAAGCAGCTAACCCTCTTGGAAAAGCATGGAGAATTTGCAGCAGCTACCCGATGA
- a CDS encoding ArsR/SmtB family transcription factor — protein sequence MSESAVSHQLRVLRAMRLVRYQKQGRSVVYALKDHHILNLYQDVSEHLDETDTMDETGPLA from the coding sequence ATGAGCGAGTCAGCCGTCTCCCACCAGTTACGGGTATTGCGGGCGATGCGGCTGGTGCGTTACCAAAAGCAGGGACGCAGTGTGGTCTATGCCTTGAAGGATCACCATATCCTGAACCTTTATCAGGATGTGTCGGAGCATCTTGACGAAACGGATACGATGGACGAGACCGGTCCACTAGCCTAA
- a CDS encoding metallothionein: MLSGKNDFKETMMATVTQMKCACASCLCVVDVSQAVQKDGQYYCSDACANGHPDGAGCGHAGCNCHR, encoded by the coding sequence ATGCTTTCAGGCAAAAACGATTTTAAGGAGACGATGATGGCAACGGTTACTCAGATGAAGTGTGCGTGTGCGTCCTGCTTGTGTGTGGTTGATGTCAGTCAGGCGGTACAGAAGGACGGTCAGTACTACTGCAGCGATGCCTGTGCCAATGGTCATCCGGACGGAGCTGGCTGTGGTCATGCGGGTTGTAACTGTCATCGCTAG
- the miaB gene encoding tRNA (N6-isopentenyl adenosine(37)-C2)-methylthiotransferase MiaB, whose amino-acid sequence MTAAPRRYHITTFGCQMNKADSERMAGILEAMGYTWADTPDEAKLILYNTCTIRDNAEQKVYSYLGRQAKRKQEEPDLTLIVAGCVAQQEGEALLRRVPEVDLVMGPQYANRLQDLLEQVAQGNQVVATEPIAIIEDITKPRRDSTVTAWVNVIYGCNERCTYCVVPGVRGVEQSRTPEAIRAEMEHLGQQGYKEVTLLGQNIDAYGRDLPGVTPEGRHQYTLTDLLYYVHDVPGIERIRFATSHPRYFTERLIRACAELPKVCEHFHIPFQSGDNDILKAMARGYTQEKYRRIIDLIRHYLPDAAISADAIVGFPGETEAQFENTLKLVDDIGFDQLNTAAYSPRPGTPAAQWPNQIPDEVKADRLQRLNHLVATKAAERSQRYQGQIVEVLVEDANPKDPRQVMGRNRRNRLTFFTGDIATLRGQIVPVQITEARAFSLSGQAVTLTAHTPVLSA is encoded by the coding sequence ATGACCGCTGCCCCTCGTCGCTATCACATCACCACCTTCGGCTGCCAGATGAATAAGGCTGACTCCGAACGCATGGCGGGCATTTTGGAAGCGATGGGTTATACGTGGGCCGATACCCCTGACGAAGCTAAGCTCATTCTCTACAACACCTGCACTATTCGCGACAATGCCGAACAAAAGGTTTACTCCTACCTGGGACGGCAAGCGAAACGAAAACAGGAGGAGCCGGATTTAACCCTGATCGTGGCCGGTTGCGTTGCCCAACAGGAAGGGGAAGCCCTGCTGCGACGGGTGCCGGAAGTCGATCTGGTGATGGGTCCCCAATATGCCAATCGCCTCCAGGATCTCCTAGAGCAGGTGGCCCAGGGCAATCAGGTGGTTGCCACCGAGCCGATCGCCATCATCGAAGACATCACCAAGCCACGCCGGGATAGTACCGTGACCGCCTGGGTGAATGTGATCTACGGCTGCAACGAACGCTGTACCTATTGTGTGGTCCCTGGCGTCCGGGGCGTGGAACAATCGCGCACGCCAGAGGCGATTCGAGCGGAAATGGAACACTTGGGTCAACAGGGCTACAAGGAAGTCACGCTCCTTGGCCAAAACATTGACGCCTACGGTCGCGATTTACCGGGGGTCACCCCAGAGGGCCGCCATCAGTATACCCTGACGGATTTACTCTACTACGTCCATGATGTCCCAGGGATTGAGCGGATTCGCTTTGCCACCAGCCATCCCCGCTACTTCACCGAACGCCTGATCCGAGCCTGTGCCGAACTGCCCAAGGTGTGCGAACACTTTCACATTCCCTTCCAGTCGGGGGATAACGATATCCTCAAGGCGATGGCACGGGGCTACACTCAGGAAAAATATCGCCGCATTATTGACCTGATTCGCCACTATCTCCCCGATGCCGCCATCAGTGCCGACGCGATCGTTGGGTTCCCTGGCGAAACCGAAGCCCAGTTTGAAAACACCCTCAAACTGGTGGACGACATTGGCTTTGATCAACTCAACACCGCCGCCTACTCCCCCCGCCCCGGCACCCCTGCCGCCCAGTGGCCGAATCAGATCCCGGATGAAGTGAAGGCCGATCGCCTACAACGGTTGAACCACCTAGTCGCCACCAAAGCTGCCGAGCGATCGCAGCGCTACCAAGGCCAAATTGTCGAAGTTCTGGTAGAAGACGCCAACCCCAAAGATCCCCGCCAGGTGATGGGTCGCAATCGCCGTAATCGGTTGACCTTCTTCACGGGCGATATTGCCACCCTGCGGGGCCAAATCGTACCGGTCCAGATCACCGAAGCCCGCGCCTTCAGCCTCAGCGGTCAGGCGGTGACTCTGACTGCCCATACCCCGGTCCTCAGCGCCTAG
- a CDS encoding class I SAM-dependent methyltransferase codes for MSEVRLHIGGREVHPDWKILDIEERPEVDFVGDAACLSQFQDNSVKAIYASHVLEHFHYALNNELTNALKEWHRVLAPEGKLYISVPDLKVLCWLYLNPRLTPAERHYIMRIMFGGQTNEFDVHKVGFDVDTLAIYLQQAGFRKYEVVNRFDFLRIAVKLQFVIR; via the coding sequence ATGAGTGAAGTCAGACTCCATATCGGCGGACGAGAAGTACATCCTGACTGGAAAATATTAGACATTGAGGAACGTCCTGAAGTTGATTTTGTTGGTGATGCTGCTTGTCTGAGTCAGTTTCAGGACAATTCTGTGAAGGCAATTTATGCAAGTCATGTTCTCGAACATTTTCATTATGCATTAAATAATGAACTAACCAATGCCTTAAAAGAATGGCATCGCGTACTTGCACCTGAGGGCAAGTTATATATCAGTGTTCCAGATCTAAAGGTATTATGCTGGCTGTATTTAAATCCAAGGCTCACCCCTGCAGAAAGACACTACATCATGAGAATTATGTTTGGTGGACAAACAAATGAATTTGATGTGCATAAGGTTGGATTTGATGTCGATACGCTCGCTATCTATCTTCAACAAGCTGGTTTTAGGAAATATGAAGTTGTCAATCGCTTTGATTTTTTAAGGATTGCAGTCAAATTACAATTTGTAATACGCTGA
- a CDS encoding FkbM family methyltransferase produces MEIEHFNIEHFNSYVEYLYPDKNFACPEIIDIVKEIVEKTLWDNPQSSLDWNNLAVMALIEAERNDDLTLRSTYLEMALEALQEAIAVADHPLIFAHHTVWETLTESKQVGIKKAFSYLINMLDDSFNPECLADPGLIYIPCKNKNASPRLISSQIIQIFNADNAYIQALRLLCETCCQNQIFFYSSVGLRFLNLAIQLLPDSAITNLKLGIANIGALGQEGLFNLHRANRLLPEVPQTWQALYLVYREMGWHEVAQSYLNRAKKLASNSPDLAWRWTELSIDEQVTYVPFDQTLCMAVEPSFKSIVTMVLLAEGDWCEEEMEFWRYWLKPGMTVIDVGANAGVYTFSAANRVGPTGRVFAIEPFSKCVHYLETTKNLNQLEWVTIYQRAASNHRGKVRLSLSRASEFNKVIIDEAMTTSSFEEVDAFLLDDLIHQEHLSQVDWLKIDAEGHELQVLEGSQRLLEQFMPGILYEHTVEGQAVNISVAQYLQNKDYQLFLYKAYLRQLMPIQSLDNLKNSLNVIALPTCKLEELMHC; encoded by the coding sequence ATGGAAATTGAGCACTTTAATATTGAGCACTTTAATTCTTATGTAGAATATCTTTATCCTGATAAAAATTTTGCTTGTCCTGAAATTATTGATATCGTCAAGGAAATCGTCGAGAAAACCCTATGGGATAATCCGCAATCTTCCCTGGATTGGAATAATCTCGCTGTTATGGCTTTAATTGAAGCCGAGAGGAATGACGATCTCACCCTACGATCAACTTATCTAGAAATGGCTCTAGAAGCTCTTCAGGAAGCAATAGCTGTAGCTGATCATCCTTTAATATTTGCCCACCATACTGTTTGGGAAACCTTAACGGAATCTAAACAAGTTGGTATAAAGAAAGCCTTCTCTTATTTGATCAACATGCTGGACGATTCCTTTAATCCTGAGTGTTTAGCTGATCCTGGACTTATTTATATTCCCTGCAAAAATAAAAATGCATCACCAAGATTGATTTCATCACAAATTATCCAGATTTTTAATGCCGACAATGCATATATACAAGCCCTGAGATTACTCTGTGAAACCTGCTGTCAGAATCAAATCTTTTTCTATTCTTCAGTAGGCTTGAGATTTTTGAATTTAGCTATCCAATTACTGCCAGATTCAGCAATTACAAACTTAAAGTTAGGTATTGCTAATATTGGTGCGTTAGGCCAGGAGGGTTTATTTAATCTTCATCGAGCCAATAGACTGCTACCAGAAGTACCTCAAACCTGGCAGGCTCTCTATCTAGTCTATCGTGAAATGGGGTGGCATGAAGTCGCGCAAAGTTACTTAAATAGGGCAAAAAAGCTGGCTTCTAATTCCCCAGACTTGGCATGGCGATGGACGGAATTATCGATTGATGAACAGGTTACTTATGTCCCCTTCGATCAAACTCTGTGTATGGCAGTAGAACCAAGTTTCAAAAGCATTGTGACAATGGTGCTATTAGCTGAAGGGGATTGGTGCGAAGAAGAAATGGAATTCTGGCGCTATTGGTTGAAGCCCGGAATGACCGTCATTGATGTGGGTGCAAATGCGGGGGTCTATACTTTTAGCGCAGCAAATCGAGTTGGTCCCACAGGTCGAGTCTTCGCGATCGAGCCTTTTTCTAAATGTGTTCACTATCTAGAAACAACCAAAAACCTAAACCAACTAGAATGGGTAACGATTTATCAGAGGGCAGCCAGTAACCATCGAGGGAAGGTTCGACTATCCCTATCTCGTGCAAGCGAGTTTAATAAAGTTATAATAGATGAGGCAATGACAACATCGTCCTTTGAGGAAGTAGATGCTTTTTTACTGGACGATCTCATCCATCAAGAGCACCTGTCACAAGTTGATTGGCTCAAGATCGACGCTGAAGGTCACGAGCTACAGGTCCTGGAAGGAAGTCAACGTCTGTTAGAGCAGTTTATGCCTGGAATTTTATATGAACATACCGTGGAGGGACAAGCTGTTAATATCTCCGTTGCACAATATTTGCAAAATAAAGATTATCAACTTTTTCTCTATAAAGCGTACTTAAGACAACTGATGCCTATCCAATCTTTAGATAATTTGAAAAATAGCTTAAATGTAATTGCATTGCCTACTTGTAAACTGGAAGAATTGATGCATTGTTAA